TGAAGCCTGGTTTGAACTCGGCACGTCTAGTCGCGATTACGACGTGTTTCATACACGCCCCAAAGTGGACAGGGATGCTCTTAATGGGGAGCTAGACATTTTAAACGAGGATCGCGACTTTGGTGCTTTTCTAAAAAGGATGCGCCGTCTGCTCGTCGAAAAAATGCAACAGAAAAGGCCCACTATTTGATGCTGTGGCGGGATTTGGCCAAGACAGCATAGCTTCTGATGTTGATGGTCATGAATTATGGCCTGGTGTAGCCGAGAGGAATGAATTGTTAAGAAAGGTAAAGCATAGAGTTTTCTACGCAGTCAACGGTCCACAGGAAATTTATTCGATCTGTCATTGAGAAATCTGCAGAAGGATGTCTAAATCTCATTGATTGCACGTGTCAACAACTCAACCACCTGTAGCTTCCCTGTAGAATGATATGCTACGGCTTGCCCCGGCCGTGGCAAACCCCTCTGACTTCCCAATCTTTGGCAGCCATTTGACGTTCCAAACGGCTCGCTCTGTTTCGGAATGCGTTGCGACACATGTTCTGGTATCAATCGACCAGACTTTCACTTTTCCATCAAATGATCTTCTGTGTCATTAGTGCAAGTTTGTTGAGCAGCTCAAGTGTTAAGGAAGTGCTTACCCGCTTAAAAGATATTCTCCCGTGTGGCTCCAAGAAAGCGACAAGACCCATGCTGAATGCCCGGGGAGGTTAGCCACCTGCTCGCCAGATGAAGTGTCATATAACACGATCACATTGGAGtctccagcagcagcgagaAACTTTCCCCCGGGAGAGAATGCAACAGCTCGCACGGGCTTCACTAGGCCTAGAAGATATCAGATAAGCCTACCAATAATATGTGCGGGATTATATGGATGCACGTGAGGCATATACCTGATAAGCTAAACGGCATACGACCTGTTTCCGTGCTAAAGATATAGACGCTGCCATTCTCATGCCCGCTAGCTATGAAGCGGCCATCTGCTGACTATATGAGACTGTCAGTGCGACTGAAAGAGACGAAAAACTGAGTAGACAGGTTACCAAGTCTATGCAGGTACCAAAGCTACCCTTGGTCTCATAGTAACGTATTTGTTCGCCATTGGCATCCAAATCCCACACTCGAATGTGCCCATCTTGGCTTACACCGGCAAGATACTGGCCATCGCCTGACAAGGCAATTGCCCAAACACCAGTAGATCCTGCGTTGCCAGCTGTTCAGGTGTTAGTGTTAGGAGTCACTAGAGGATCAAAGCATATTCAATACCTGAGACTGTCTTATTTTCGGACCAGTTTCCATCATGACAGGACCAAACCCTGATCTCACCACCAAAACCAACACTCACTGATCTCGATCCGTTGCCATCGGTTACAACATGATGGCACCCAAGTTTATGGGCCTCATCGATCGATTGTACTAATGGGAAATCAGGGTCAGCAGTAGAGTGAACCTTGAGAG
This Aspergillus flavus chromosome 1, complete sequence DNA region includes the following protein-coding sequences:
- a CDS encoding WD domain protein, with protein sequence MALRSLSFTPTSQILPRIFMASEAISFVGGRWSRIWQTSGQTSLGFSRTLLKPAALSLNIPELLSDVWDSVLRAVPKKKTSHMKKRHRQMAGKALKDVKSLNTCPGCGQIKRAHVLCPHCVETHPTDIFSLAVTNKQILSASGVSALKVHSTADPDFPLVQSIDEAHKLGCHHVVTDGNGSRSVSVGFGGEIRVWSCHDGNWSENKTVSAGNAGSTGVWAIALSGDGQYLAGVSQDGHIRVWDLDANGEQIRYYETKGSFGTCIDLSADGRFIASGHENGSVYIFSTETGRMPFSLSGLVKPVRAVAFSPGGKFLAAAGDSNVIVLYDTSSGEQVANLPGHSAWVLSLSWSHTGEYLLSGSFDGKVKVWSIDTRTCVATHSETERAVWNVKWLPKIGKSEGFATAGASRSISFYREATGG